One window from the genome of Pseudobdellovibrionaceae bacterium encodes:
- a CDS encoding glycine cleavage system protein H translates to MSLEDKVITYMETLWVSIEDNVLTIGVKEEAISDATEIYHADLPPENSEIEGEEICGEIHTDDGPINLYSPVSGTVIEVNSTVINNPKILFEETEGDGWLIRVECDDEADIERFVAENSDEDE, encoded by the coding sequence ATGAGTCTTGAAGATAAAGTGATCACATATATGGAAACTCTTTGGGTTAGCATTGAAGACAACGTCCTCACCATTGGGGTCAAAGAAGAAGCTATTTCAGATGCCACCGAAATTTATCATGCCGATCTTCCTCCAGAAAATTCCGAAATCGAAGGCGAAGAGATTTGCGGCGAAATCCACACTGATGATGGTCCCATCAATCTTTATTCACCCGTAAGTGGCACAGTCATCGAGGTCAACTCCACTGTGATCAACAATCCCAAAATCCTATTTGAAGAGACCGAAGGCGATGGTTGGCTCATCCGTGTAGAGTGCGATGACGAAGCCGATATCGAACGTTTCGTCGCCGAAAACAGCGACGAAGACGAATAA
- the glnA gene encoding type I glutamate--ammonia ligase, whose translation MKIKEILEMCKEQGVRMVDLKFIDLPGIWQHLTVPISQLTEESFEEGFNFDGSSIRGWKSIQDSDMKMIPDPNTAMIDPFMEVPTLSLVCDIVNPDTFEAYNRDPRQILKKAIAYVKSTGIADQIFFGPEAEFFIFDDIRFEQTSNSGFYFIDSDEGTWNSGRDEGGANLGYKPRQKEGYFPALPTDTLHDIRTEICLELEKAGIEVERHHHEVATAGQCEINYKFDEAVPMADQTMLFKYIVKNVARRNGKTATFMPKPLYGDNGSGMHTHISLWKNGQPLFAGDKYAGLSETAMYFIGGILKHASAVCGITNPSTNSYKRLVPGFEAPVKLAYSYKNRSAAIRIPNSGPNPKAKRIEFRTPDASSNVYLTFAALLMAGIDGVENKLSPGEPLDKDIYGLPPEELKLVPSVPATLDEALTALENNCDFLMKGDVFDKDVLEAWTAYKWNNEVRPLQQRPVPYEFHLYYDV comes from the coding sequence ATGAAAATTAAAGAGATATTGGAGATGTGTAAAGAACAAGGTGTACGCATGGTTGACCTTAAGTTCATTGATCTGCCAGGAATATGGCAGCACCTTACCGTTCCTATTTCTCAATTGACTGAAGAGTCATTTGAAGAAGGATTTAATTTTGATGGTAGCTCTATCCGTGGTTGGAAATCCATTCAAGATTCCGACATGAAGATGATTCCAGATCCAAATACAGCTATGATTGATCCCTTTATGGAGGTCCCCACACTTTCTTTAGTGTGTGACATCGTCAACCCTGATACATTCGAAGCTTATAACCGTGACCCAAGACAAATTCTAAAAAAAGCTATTGCTTACGTGAAATCCACGGGAATTGCCGACCAGATCTTCTTTGGCCCCGAAGCCGAGTTCTTTATCTTTGATGACATTCGCTTTGAGCAAACTTCTAACAGTGGCTTCTATTTTATTGATTCCGACGAAGGAACATGGAACTCAGGACGTGATGAAGGGGGCGCAAACTTAGGTTATAAGCCTCGTCAAAAAGAAGGTTACTTCCCCGCCCTTCCTACGGACACACTCCACGATATCAGAACTGAAATCTGTTTAGAGTTAGAAAAAGCAGGCATCGAAGTTGAACGCCATCACCACGAAGTGGCCACCGCAGGTCAATGTGAGATCAACTATAAATTTGATGAAGCCGTTCCTATGGCTGATCAGACGATGTTGTTTAAGTACATCGTTAAGAACGTGGCTCGTCGCAATGGCAAAACCGCAACCTTTATGCCTAAACCTCTTTACGGGGACAATGGCTCAGGTATGCACACCCACATTTCTTTATGGAAAAATGGGCAACCTCTTTTTGCAGGTGACAAGTATGCGGGTCTTTCTGAAACAGCCATGTATTTTATTGGTGGAATTTTAAAACACGCTTCAGCTGTATGTGGCATCACTAACCCCTCGACAAACTCTTACAAGCGACTGGTCCCTGGTTTTGAGGCCCCTGTTAAATTGGCTTACAGTTACAAAAACCGCTCTGCTGCCATTCGTATTCCCAACTCTGGCCCTAACCCTAAAGCTAAGCGCATTGAGTTTAGAACTCCAGACGCCAGCTCTAACGTCTATCTGACTTTTGCGGCGCTATTGATGGCTGGTATTGATGGAGTTGAAAACAAACTCAGTCCTGGAGAGCCTTTAGACAAAGACATCTATGGCCTTCCACCAGAAGAACTCAAACTTGTGCCTTCTGTACCTGCTACGCTAGATGAGGCCCTCACTGCCTTAGAAAACAATTGTGACTTCTTGATGAAAGGAGATGTCTTTGACAAAGACGTTCTGGAAGCATGGACGGCCTACAAATGGAACAACGAAGTCAGACCTCTACAACAAAGACCCGTTCCTTACGAGTTCCACTTATACTACGACGTTTAA
- a CDS encoding P-II family nitrogen regulator gives MKKIEAIIKPFKLDEVIDALTEIGITSISVSEIRGFGNQKANAEVFQGSEYVVDFLPKIKIEVIINDALTEPTIDAIKQSAFTGKLGDGKIFVYNVERAVRIRTGEQDEEAL, from the coding sequence ATGAAAAAGATTGAAGCGATAATCAAACCCTTTAAATTAGACGAGGTGATTGATGCTCTGACAGAAATCGGGATCACTAGTATTTCTGTCTCTGAGATCCGCGGGTTTGGAAATCAAAAAGCCAATGCTGAAGTCTTTCAAGGTTCTGAATACGTTGTGGATTTTTTACCAAAAATTAAAATTGAAGTGATCATCAACGATGCCCTTACTGAGCCCACAATAGATGCTATCAAGCAGTCTGCCTTCACTGGTAAACTTGGTGATGGGAAGATTTTTGTCTACAACGTAGAACGCGCTGTTCGTATTCGCACAGGTGAGCAAGATGAAGAAGCTTTGTAG
- a CDS encoding tRNA (cytidine(34)-2'-O)-methyltransferase has product MIETVPRLHIVLWQPEIPNNTGNIGRTCLALEAHLHLIKPLGFDISDKQLKRAGLDYWPHLNKSVYESWEHFAEGKDPQRLYFLTTKTKKLYFEPQYQQGDYLVFGRETCGLPDSIMDLNPEHKVRIPMLGMTRSLNLANSVAIAGYEVFRQQLTPR; this is encoded by the coding sequence ATGATAGAGACCGTCCCGCGACTTCACATAGTGCTTTGGCAGCCAGAGATTCCCAATAATACGGGCAATATTGGCCGAACGTGTTTGGCTCTGGAAGCCCACCTGCACCTGATTAAACCTTTGGGTTTTGATATATCTGATAAGCAACTTAAAAGAGCGGGTTTGGACTACTGGCCCCATCTCAACAAATCGGTCTATGAATCTTGGGAGCACTTTGCAGAAGGTAAAGACCCTCAGCGGCTGTATTTCCTGACGACAAAAACTAAAAAGTTGTATTTTGAACCTCAATATCAACAGGGGGACTATTTGGTGTTTGGTCGTGAGACGTGTGGTCTGCCAGACTCGATCATGGATCTCAACCCCGAGCATAAAGTGCGCATCCCGATGTTAGGGATGACTCGGAGTTTGAACCTCGCTAATAGTGTGGCCATTGCAGGCTATGAGGTCTTCAGACAGCAATTGACGCCAAGATAA